GTTATCATTTTGATGTATGATGTactatattttgtatttttgctttattaatttgtaatgcaactattattatttttattttataataaaattatgtATGATGAACTGTTGtgtatataaaatatacattaaaaaatatgaatatgatTTTACCAGAAAAGTATTTTTCTTTGTTCGTTATTGTTTGTTAAGTTACTTATAGAAATTGGTTAGGAGCAGGTGGGCGTAGTATATATTAGAATGTGGATCTCTTATGAAATTGGTAATAACTTAACATTAATCACACTCAGACCTCTTTAAATCAAAATCCTCAGCTTTGAGGTGTCTTCAAACTACTAAAATTGTGCCACATGAAAAATACCTGAGTACAGAAAATTACAGCACCTTTTATAGGCCTACAGTTGAAATAACTTCCAAAATCAACTACCTACACATTTGAATCATATCTGCGTATAACTAAATGTTCACCACTTGCTTCAAAGGTGTAACTAGCAATGACCAGATCTTTATGGGAAAAGAGCTTACTTATGAGAGTGCAATATAATAATTCGAAAACTGCATAGGACAGACCAAATCGATATACTCCAtcgtatttttaaaaattagcACGTTTATACGGTTTTGTGAATAGGTTAGTAAGTGAGCTGATGCTGGAAACACACGAATATATTCTGctaaagtttaaataaaaagctGAAAACTCCAAGTAGGAGCAAAATGCCTTGTTATACTTTTTAACGATGACCACTGGAGGGTGTGatacatttctttaaaaaGTTGTGTGTATAAGTAAACCTATTTAACCTATAAGTATGcaattcatttttttaagatgATTCTTTATTCTACGAAAGTCATATAAAACACACTAAATACAATTGTTATAGGATAAGCTATCTTATGTTGCTGGTGGTAAGACAAACATCAAAAGCTGGTAGCGCGCCAGTGATCTCTAGGAATCGCAAAAGTGTGTGGCTGTAGGTCTTTCTTAGATGAGGAGATTCCGATCCTTTCTTGGGGTCTCTAACCACTTCATCTGGAGACTCCAACTCCCTAACATAGTCCATAAAGTTGTCCACATTGATGGGTACCTCTGCTTTTGGCTTCGATGGTTCCGCTTGCAACTTTCGCTGGAACTCGCTTCTGTAATAGTCGTTGATCATGGACATCATGCCCTTGGAATACCAGTAGATGATGCCAATCAAGAAAAGGCCCTGCATAAAGGGTCCCACCATTTTGTAACGTCTGATTTAACTTGATTCACTTGTTTGTTTGATAGATTCTAAGGCTTTACTGCTGATGCTCTTCGCGAAAACTTTCTAGCCACTGATTGACCATGTAGAACTGCTCCTTAATATGCGGCCAGGCCATGGTGACAATTAACATTATTGTATTTGCAAAGACGAATAGTTTCATCATCTCAAATGCTAAAAGGAAATGGGAAAATTAAGGATATCAAAGAAATACATTTTGGGGGATATTCAATTACAGACCCTCCGGTGTGCGAAGATAGTCGCCGAAACCGGAGTTCAAGTCCTTGTCCTCCTCCTTCTGCTCATGCTGATCCTTTGCCTCTCGGGTCTTGGCCTTGCCGCCGCCTTCGGCTTTATCCTTGCCGGAATTTCCTTGGCCGTGGGAGTGTCCCTTGCCGTGTCCGCCGTGCTTGTTCCTGCCGTATCCAGTGGATGAGTTGGCAAAGGCCGATTTCTTCGGTTTCATGGCATCCAGGATAGCAGCAGTTGGTCAGCCGGTCCTCCACTAGACTTATTTGGCGGTGGCTTTTGGGCTTTTCTCTGCTCCTCGGATGGTCCTTCCTCGCCAACTGCTGCTCCGCGAATGACACACTCATTTGTGGAGGGCCAATTGTAGTGGCGCCGCTTCTGGCAATTTTATGGTTtccattttattgatttgcGATTTCTGCTTGTCGCTTTGGATGGGTGGGAATAGTGGAATATTGGGGGCGGGACAGGTGACCAAATAGAAATATGTTGTTAGTAGAGCAATGCGCTCGGATATTTAGCCAGGCATGTGTGCTTATTATACGTATTACACAAATGTGTGTCAGCTTGGTGGATGATTGTGTTCGCTGGGTGAGTCGGTTTTGTGGGTTGAACATTGGTCCCAAATGGTTAAGGCTCCTGTAACAAAAAAGGGACTGGTAGAGGCTTTACTTAAAAAGCATTTAACTGGAACTTTTTTTATTgacgtttttttttattgtggtATAATTGTATTTTAACTTATTTCTTTCCATAGTATgctaaatttacattttaacttGTGGCTTATGTTTCATACTGTAGATTAagctatatttaaaaaatctatttgagcaatttaaacaaattagGGATTTTATCCatccatttttttattgacgtttttttttattgtggtGTATATTTTAACTTATTGCTTTCCATAGTATGCTAAATTCACATTTTAACTTGTGGCTTATGTTTCATACTGTACATTAagctatatttaaaaaattttttggagGAATTTAAACCAATTAAGGATTTTATCCatccatttttttattgacgttatttttttattgtggTGTATAATTGTATTTTAACTTATTTCTTTCCATAGTATgctaaatttacattttaacttGTGACTTATGTTTCATAGTGTAGATTTagctatatttaaaaaatctatttGAGCAACTTAAACAAATTAAGGATTTTACTCCACAAAAGATTTCAAAAATGTGTTTCTCATAAGCCTgatctttaaaataaacaaagttATCTAATATTAAAACATCTATTTTTCTCTTCTAATTTAGTATTGTATATGTTAGTGTATTTGAGGaatttgcttttaattattttttttattttacgtTTAAGGCTTTAACGTAAAGTTTGGTCCTATTTTTcgtatttaaacatttttatgtaTTACATTGTAAATTGCAAAAACACGTTGTAACCACTCCTAACAAAATCTACGTAAACAACTTTCATAACCTGAGAAATTTGTtccaataaaaaatatttgttcgtCGAAAAATAAGGTAGAGTAAAGTAATTGTAGTAAGTTGACGAACGCCATAAGATACTTAACTTTTGATTTAttcccaaaagtatgcagctCAATATAATGTTTGATTCGCGACTAGCGAATGTTTAACAAGCTAAATTCGAATACTGATTGCGAATACTTGACAGACACTAAAACTAACTAAGCTAAAAGTCGACCCTTCGTATACgttattacgtatacgcaatgAGGTGCTGCTTCTTATTCACCGTTGCTTCTTCCGGTTCCTGATCCCCCACGGGAGTGGCGAGGCAGCAGGTGCACAGGCCGCCCAGGATGACCAGGAGGCAGAAGGCGGACAGCGAGAGGGCGGGGCTCACCTGCCGCAGCAGCGTGAGAAAAGAGGCGGAGAGCTGCCACACCCTCGCCCAGGTGACGGCGGAGAAGGAGAGGCAACTGCGCTGCTCCTGGGGCACCAGCTCACCCAAGCAGGCCAGGATCATGGACTGGGCACAGGCCACCGCAGCCTGGGGCAGCGAGGCCATCAGCAGTCCCAGCGTCAGCCCATACACCTCGGGCATATTCTCCTCGGCCAGGAACCAGCAGATGCTACCGATGCTGCCCACCACCATGGCGAATCCTCCGGCCCACTGCCACTTGTGTTCCCTCTGGTTGAAGGTGAGATGGAGGGCCAGGATGCAGCCCAGCATCTCGGCCAGACCCATGGCCAGCGTGTTGGACACCAGGTGCTCCCTCCCGAAGGATCGCACATGGAGCAGCAGACCGGTGTTGACCACCATTAAGGTGGCCAGTGCCATGTGCACGGCTACTAAGTGAAAAGTGCTCCTCCGCTGTCCCATCCACAATTGCATCCAAAAAACCTCTGGCCTCGGCTCCTGCAGCTTCTCCCTCAGCTGCCCCAACTGCAGGGGCAACTCTTTGGACACCCTGTGGATGCTTCCGTTGGTGCGGGCTGCCTCCAGCAGGATGCCCAAGGTTCGCTCGATGGCCAGTTGGGTTTCCTTAATGTGCAGCAGCTGCCAGCGGGGTGAATCCGGAGTCCAGGGCAGCAGGAAGACAATGATCAGCAGAGAAAGGGTCACGCCCAGGTATATGTGCTGCCAGCTGGGAGCACCAGAAGCCAATCCTGGCAGCAGGATCAGGCCCAGAGCCCAGAAGCAGTCGTAGAGCAGGAGGGCTCCCAGTCGATATCTACCCGCTGTTATATCACTAACTGAAATGGTtaataaaagttattaaagaatagattataaataatatttacttACATATAGCATGCCCCGAGGTGATCATAAAGCAGCAGGAAACAGCCGCCAGGCAACGGAGTCCACAGTGAAGACTGAAATCCTTGACCAGACCCATCAGCAGGCTGCACATGAGCAGGCACCAGATGCCCGATCCGTAAATCTGGCGGGGACTTAGGACCCTCATCAACTTGGTGGCCGCCACTCCGCCGATGAGCAGGCCAAAGAGATGCCAGTACTGGGACCAGGCCACAAAGAAGTCGCACAGGCAGACCAGGTCGAACTCCATGGTCAGGGAGTGGAAGCCCGTGGTGTAGAGGAACTTCCGGCACTGACGCATGGCGTAGCCGGAGTCGCCATAGTTGACCATCACATAGCAGTGGTCCAGGGAGACGGTGCAGTTGTCCACGGGTCCAAATGAATTCGTATTGCATTTGTACTCCTCCTCGGGATAGAGATCCGGGGCTGTGAACAGGATGCAGGCCATGAACCAGGCGGCGGGGATCTTGCAGAGGAACAGGATGAGCAGGGAGCGCAGTTGCCAGGGTCCAAAGTCACCCAGTATATGGGTGATCACATCGTCATCTTTGTTATCAATGGGACTATTTGTTTTTGAGGCAGAAACTTCATTGGCCTTGGGATCCATGCAGGTGAAGATGTGCGAGAGGTGGCCCAAATCCAGGGGTGTAGACGTGAGCCGGCGGCTCAAGCTATGAAGATTATTCTCCTCCTTCATCCTTATTTAACTGCGAATTTTAGTAACCACGTCTTGGGAGCACCAACCCTCCAGCATGACTGCGACTTCGCTTAGCACCTCACCTGGCCAGGTAAACTCGAGGGCTTCGGCTTGCGGTGCCTGCCTACGACATCGTCGCTAATCAAATCATTCCTAATAAGCGGAGCAAAGTTCCTAATTGAATGTGCAAATATCGGTCGACGACGACGAGATGCGATCTATTTTTGCTGTTGATCCGTACGGAGTTTCGAGggaagatgatgatgatgttacGGGGAGGCAGGCACTTGAGGTGATTGAAGCTAATCAATTGGCCAGGTAAACAACATCGGAATGCGTATTTTTTGGAAAGCTACTAATCTTTGGAGTCATTTAAGGTGGGGAAATTCCTTGATCGTAATAAATGTGATAactatatattaaaaatgaatgccttattatttattaagatTTCAAGTGCAATGGAAATATACATTTGATAAAAGTCCTCGAAAAAAAACCTATAATGTTTTAGGATTTCTTTCATATCATATTTACTCGAAATCATACACTTAAttgatttaagtttttaagttttttatatataaactAATTTATAACTTAATCTGAATAAATCTGAATTAAATAATCTGAAATTACAGGTAAAGTTTTCTTATATTATCTTTAATTAACTGATTTAAGTTTGGGCCTCACtcacaaattatttaattaatctAAAACATGCGCGGATCCACGGGGTAAAAAAgtatatgtaatatgtatGTAATATTCCAAATTTCTGctcaacaaatttttttttaatctccCTTCACAACCAAAATTATGGATCTGCCACTGATCtgaaataatacaaaaagtTTTCTTTAATTCGTTTCTTTTCATTATCCTTtcttttcattatattttctttacaATATTATTCAAAAATGACTAGAAATTTATAGGTCAATTCCAACATGCAGCCTGAGTTGGCATTTTATGATTTGTTGAATGAACTCGAATCATCATGATCATGAACCAAAGACCCAGCATTGTCCACATCCACATCTAAATATGATGTAATATATTTGTGCTCGAATGTTACGTCTGAGTTGCTACTTTCGTTGGTCAATTGCATTTTCCACTTGCATTTTCATGGAAAACTTGTTTCGCGAGGACCAAGGCATTTCTTTTGCAAAGCCAGTTGTTTGTGGAAAGTGAGCAGCACCGGATCAGTAGCAATTGTGGCTTCAAAGTGGCCACATCATGGAAAACTCCGAAGTGGAAATTGTGGAGCACCAGGCGGATATTTACCAAGATGCTGTGGTATTCATAACTGGTAATAATGTGGAGTTCTCTAAAAAATCTTTCTAAAGAAAACTCCGGTAACTAGGAGCCACTGGGTTCGTGGGCAAAACGCTGCTGGAGAAGCTGCTCTGGAGTTTTCCGCAGATCAAACGCATCTACATGCTGATCCGGCCCAAGAACGGGGTCACAGTGGCGGAACGCTTCCGGGGATTCCTCCAGAATCCCATCTTTGAGCGTCTGAGAGTCCAGCATCCCGAGAGGCTGAAGAAAATCTTTCACTTCTCTGGCAACATTGAGGATGACAACTTCGGTATAGTGTCTTATTTAGAGAAACTTCAATGAACACATGTCTTAACCAGAGTTTTCCACCAACAGGTTTAAATGAGTGCGACAGAGCTGTTTTGTGTGCCGAGGTGAACATTATTTTCCACAGTGCAGCAACGGTTAGTTTGAGTGGGAAATCCCCAAAGGTTTTTCTAGTATTGGGTTTAAATTCCAGGTACGCTTTAATGAGTGCTTGAAAGTGTCAGCCCGTGTCAATTCCCAGGCCACCTATAATCTTCTAGAGCTTTGCAGGGAAATGACTCAATTAAGGgtaagtttatttttttttggtttaactttattttaaaacaaatattttttagagcTTTCTGTACGTTTCGACGGCATACTGCAATCCTGGTAGGAAGTATGTGGATGAGCAGGTGTACCCCACCATGCCGCCAGTGGATTGGCGACAGTTTCTGGCTGCCACCCAGAAAATTCCCGACGATTACTTGAATCGCCTGGCCGACTATATAAAGGGTCCGCATGTCAACACATATACCTTTACCAAATCTATTGCCGAGCAGATAGTGAATGCCTATAAGGATGTGATTCCCATAGTGATTGTGAGGCCCTCGATAGTCACAGCTGCTTATAAGGAACCCTATCCCGGTTGGATTGATAATATCCAGGCTATCAGCGGGATAATGATGGAGATCGGCAAGGGCGGCATCAGCAGCATTCTGGGCGACAAGGATCTTATTTGTGACATCATACCAGTGGACTTTGTGGTCAATGCCATGATCATGATGGTCGGCAAGGCGAAGTTGGGCAGGTTGGTTGGCTTAAAGTTTATTTTGAATTCAGTTCATTACAATATCCTGATCTTTAGCTTGAGCATTTGTAACGCCACCTCTGGAGTCACCAATCCCATCACTTGGCAGCGTCTGGGGGAGTTGACCATGAAGTGGTCCAGAATTTATCCCACAAG
This region of Drosophila subpulchrella strain 33 F10 #4 breed RU33 unplaced genomic scaffold, RU_Dsub_v1.1 Primary Assembly Seq354, whole genome shotgun sequence genomic DNA includes:
- the LOC119559858 gene encoding uncharacterized protein LOC119559858 — its product is MVGPFMQGLFLIGIIYWYSKGMMSMINDYYRSEFQRKLQAEPSKPKAEVPINVDNFMDYVRELESPDEVVRDPKKGSESPHLRKTYSHTLLRFLEITGALPAFDVCLTTSNIR
- the LOC119559857 gene encoding uncharacterized protein LOC119559857; the protein is MKPKKSAFANSSTGYGRNKHGGHGKGHSHGQGNSGKDKAEGGGKAKTREAKDQHEQKEEDKDLNSGFGDYLRTPEAFEMMKLFVFANTIMLIVTMAWPHIKEQFYMVNQWLESFREEHQQ
- the LOC119559856 gene encoding solute carrier family 22 member 3 is translated as MKEENNLHSLSRRLTSTPLDLGHLSHIFTCMDPKANEVSASKTNSPIDNKDDDVITHILGDFGPWQLRSLLILFLCKIPAAWFMACILFTAPDLYPEEEYKCNTNSFGPVDNCTVSLDHCYVMVNYGDSGYAMRQCRKFLYTTGFHSLTMEFDLVCLCDFFVAWSQYWHLFGLLIGGVAATKLMRVLSPRQIYGSGIWCLLMCSLLMGLVKDFSLHCGLRCLAAVSCCFMITSGHAIFSDITAGRYRLGALLLYDCFWALGLILLPGLASGAPSWQHIYLGVTLSLLIIVFLLPWTPDSPRWQLLHIKETQLAIERTLGILLEAARTNGSIHRVSKELPLQLGQLREKLQEPRPEVFWMQLWMGQRRSTFHLVAVHMALATLMVVNTGLLLHVRSFGREHLVSNTLAMGLAEMLGCILALHLTFNQREHKWQWAGGFAMVVGSIGSICWFLAEENMPEVYGLTLGLLMASLPQAAVACAQSMILACLGELVPQEQRSCLSFSAVTWARVWQLSASFLTLLRQVSPALSLSAFCLLVILGGLCTCCLATPVGDQEPEEATVNKKQHLIAYT
- the LOC119560115 gene encoding putative fatty acyl-CoA reductase CG5065, with the translated sequence MENSEVEIVEHQADIYQDAVVFITGATGFVGKTLLEKLLWSFPQIKRIYMLIRPKNGVTVAERFRGFLQNPIFERLRVQHPERLKKIFHFSGNIEDDNFGLNECDRAVLCAEVNIIFHSAATVRFNECLKVSARVNSQATYNLLELCREMTQLRSFLYVSTAYCNPGRKYVDEQVYPTMPPVDWRQFLAATQKIPDDYLNRLADYIKGPHVNTYTFTKSIAEQIVNAYKDVIPIVIVRPSIVTAAYKEPYPGWIDNIQAISGIMMEIGKGGISSILGDKDLICDIIPVDFVVNAMIMMVGKAKLGSLSICNATSGVTNPITWQRLGELTMKWSRIYPTRRMIMFPNFKYRCSALKHELAVWILHFVPALLMDMQTLLLAQKKRLVTPIAKKFRQACLAGSFFSLNEWIFKNSSRFYFKEMIDNGTYPTLYWNLEELDYDDYVRRHMIGINKYLHREKFTVDSNKFMVTRVYWFWIFLHLFFYILLVYIMF